From Rhodopseudomonas palustris, a single genomic window includes:
- the recG gene encoding ATP-dependent DNA helicase RecG translates to MRPALLNPLFAPVTSLSGVGPKQDKLFRYLLDRDDTPRLADLLLHLPTSVIDRRARPKIRDAVPGTVVTLEVTVDRHRAPPPGRSRAPYLVYASDDTGDVVLTFFRAKPDYVQKLLPVGAKRYVSGTGQLYDGTLQIVHPDRVVDEEAFAKLPQIDPVYPLTEGLAIGSLRRAVAQALTKLPALPEWISPEVLRRCRFPSFAEALKHVHIPDQPTDILPDGPYWSRLAYDELLAGQLALALVRAQLRRPAGSRNAGDGRLRHKIIDALPYALTASQQQAAAAIAEDLRQPVRMLRLLQGDVGSGKTVVALLAAAAVAEAGKQAALMAPTEILARQHIKTIAPLAERAGMQVAILTGREKGKERREILERLAAGEIDFLVGTHALIQDDVIYKSLALAVVDEQHRFGVRERLALTSKGADVDVLVLSATPIPRTLVLTYFGDMDVSELREKPAGRQPIDTRTLSDTRLPEVIDGIGRAIAVGKRVYWICPLVEESETVKLTDAEQRFESLRQRFGDHQVGLVHGRMRGSDKDQVMGQFARGEISVLVATTVVEVGVDVPEATIMVIENAERFGLAQLHQLRGRVGRGSEASTCLLLYREPLGELSAARLRVIRDTTDGFRIAEEDLKLRGEGDVLGTRQSGLPGYRIARSEVHAQLITQARDEALRILKENPKLEGPSGEALRCLLYLYERDEAIPLLGAG, encoded by the coding sequence ATGCGCCCTGCTCTGCTCAATCCGCTGTTCGCCCCGGTCACCAGCCTTTCCGGCGTCGGGCCGAAACAGGACAAGCTGTTCCGCTATCTGCTGGACCGCGACGACACCCCGCGGCTGGCCGATCTGCTGCTGCATCTGCCGACCAGCGTGATCGACCGGCGCGCCAGGCCGAAGATTCGCGACGCCGTGCCGGGCACGGTGGTGACGCTGGAGGTGACGGTCGATCGCCACCGCGCACCGCCGCCGGGCCGCTCCCGCGCGCCGTATCTGGTCTATGCCAGCGACGACACCGGCGACGTGGTGCTGACGTTCTTCCGCGCCAAGCCGGACTATGTGCAGAAGCTGCTGCCGGTCGGCGCCAAGCGCTACGTCTCCGGCACCGGCCAGCTCTACGACGGCACGCTGCAGATCGTGCATCCGGACCGCGTCGTCGACGAGGAAGCCTTCGCCAAGCTGCCGCAGATCGATCCGGTGTATCCGCTGACCGAGGGACTGGCGATCGGCTCGCTGCGCCGCGCGGTGGCGCAGGCGCTGACCAAGCTGCCGGCGCTGCCGGAATGGATCAGCCCCGAGGTGCTGCGGCGCTGCCGGTTTCCCTCGTTCGCCGAAGCGCTGAAGCACGTCCACATCCCGGACCAGCCGACCGACATTCTGCCGGACGGGCCGTATTGGTCGCGCCTGGCCTATGACGAACTGCTCGCCGGGCAACTCGCGCTGGCTTTGGTGCGGGCGCAGCTCCGCCGCCCGGCCGGCAGCCGCAACGCCGGCGACGGTCGGCTGCGTCACAAGATCATCGACGCGTTGCCTTATGCACTCACCGCCTCGCAGCAGCAGGCCGCGGCGGCGATCGCCGAGGATCTGCGCCAACCGGTGCGGATGCTGCGGCTGCTGCAGGGCGACGTCGGAAGCGGAAAGACCGTGGTGGCGCTGCTGGCCGCAGCGGCGGTCGCCGAGGCCGGCAAGCAGGCGGCACTGATGGCGCCGACCGAAATCCTCGCCCGTCAGCACATCAAAACCATCGCGCCGCTCGCCGAACGCGCCGGGATGCAGGTCGCGATCCTGACCGGCCGCGAGAAAGGCAAGGAACGCCGCGAGATCCTGGAGCGCCTCGCCGCCGGCGAGATCGATTTTCTGGTCGGCACCCACGCGCTGATCCAGGACGACGTGATCTACAAATCGCTGGCGCTAGCGGTGGTCGACGAGCAGCACCGTTTCGGCGTGCGCGAGCGTCTGGCGCTGACCAGCAAGGGCGCCGATGTCGACGTGCTGGTGCTCAGCGCAACGCCGATCCCGCGCACGCTGGTGCTGACTTACTTCGGCGACATGGACGTTTCGGAACTCCGCGAGAAGCCCGCCGGCCGCCAGCCGATCGACACCCGCACGCTGTCCGACACCCGGCTGCCCGAAGTCATCGACGGCATCGGCCGCGCCATCGCCGTCGGCAAACGCGTGTACTGGATCTGCCCGCTGGTGGAAGAATCCGAGACCGTCAAACTCACCGACGCCGAACAGCGTTTCGAGTCGTTGCGACAGCGCTTCGGCGACCACCAGGTCGGGCTGGTGCACGGCCGGATGCGCGGCAGCGACAAGGACCAGGTGATGGGCCAGTTCGCGCGCGGCGAGATCAGCGTCTTGGTCGCCACCACGGTGGTCGAGGTCGGTGTCGACGTGCCCGAAGCCACCATCATGGTGATCGAAAACGCCGAACGGTTCGGTCTGGCACAACTGCATCAGCTTCGCGGCCGGGTCGGCCGCGGCAGTGAGGCGTCGACGTGCTTGCTGCTGTATCGCGAGCCGCTCGGCGAACTCTCGGCGGCGCGCTTACGCGTGATCCGCGATACCACCGACGGTTTCCGGATCGCCGAGGAAGACCTCAAGCTGCGCGGCGAAGGCGACGTGCTCGGCACCCGCCAGAGCGGCCTGCCCGGCTACCGGATCGCACGCTCCGAAGTTCACGCCCAGCTCATCACCCAGGCGCGCGACGAAGCGCTGCGGATCCTGAAGGAGAATCCCAAGCTCGAAGGCCCGTCCGGCGAAGCGCTGCGCTGCCTGCTGTATCTGTACGAACGCGACGAGGCAATCCCGCTGCTGGGAGCTGGTTAG
- the mfd gene encoding transcription-repair coupling factor, producing MKTPSRSPAEQLTPGKALTFANVAEGAEGLIIADLARAVAAKPKAPAVSLTVICRDGPRMQQLARSLEFFAPDLEVLQFPAWDCQPYDRVSPHAGILAQRVTTLAKLSRLTGSDKPLIVLTTVNAAVQRVPVREIVAAQALSVAPGNVVPMDSIVAWLEHNGYSRASTVREAGEYAVRGGILDLFPAGLDQPVRFDFFGDQLESIRTFDAETQRTLHTMRGLDLVPVSEFQLVTETIRRFRMGYVATFGAPHPDDQLYAAVSEGRRHPGMEHWLPLFQERMDTLFDYLKATPVAIEPQSEDAARERFKQIADYYDARREAMDQPGSGAIYKPLPPDQLYLTDSEWTARLEGVPLARLTPFALPEDTSNVIDAGARAGRNFAPERADANVNVFEQLVAHVYALQAVRKKVVIALWSEGSRDRMASMLKDHKLVALTSVNSWRTVQATPRNETMLAVVGLESGFETDAFAVITEQDVLGDRLVRQRKASKKLDNFISEVTSLSTGDIVVHVEHGIGRFVGLQTLQVGGAPHDCVELHYANETKLFLPVENIELLSRYGSDGTTVELDKLGGSGWQARKAKLKNRIRQIAGELIKVAAERHLREAPKLPIQPQLYDEFCARFPYDETEDQLAAINAALGDLEKGTPMDRLVCGDVGFGKTEVALRAAFAVALDGKQVAVVVPTTLLARQHAKTFTERFRGFPVNVGQASRLVSAKELTQVKKGIADGTLDIVVGTHALLGKSIKFKDLGLVIVDEEQHFGVTHKEKLKQLRAEVHVLTLSATPIPRTLQLAMTGVRDLSIIASPPVDRLAVRTFVAPHDPLMIREALLRERYRGGQAFYVVPRIDDLAEVKDFLDKHVPEMKVAVAHGQMPPAVIEDIMSAFYDGKFDILLSTTIVESGLDIPNANTLIVHRADMFGLAQLYQLRGRVGRSKLRAYALFTLPQHNITAQAERRLKVLQSLETLGAGFQLASHDLDIRGAGNLLGEEQSGHIKEVGFELYQQMLEEAITNLKAGIVDEPVADRWSPQITIGMPVLIPEDFVADLAVRLSLYRRLADLDTDEEIENFAAELRDRFGPLPDEVRYLFKVAAIKAYCRRANVEKVDAGPKGVVISFRDNAFAQPDKLVFFIKRHGEAAKVRPDMKVVFFQVWKTPEERLMGTTDILKQLADLAENRKAA from the coding sequence ATGAAGACTCCGAGCAGGTCGCCGGCGGAACAGCTTACGCCCGGCAAGGCGCTGACCTTCGCCAACGTCGCCGAAGGCGCCGAAGGGCTGATCATCGCCGATCTGGCCCGCGCGGTCGCGGCCAAGCCGAAGGCGCCCGCCGTCAGCCTGACGGTGATCTGCCGCGACGGCCCGCGGATGCAGCAACTCGCGCGCAGCCTCGAGTTCTTCGCGCCTGATCTCGAGGTGCTGCAGTTTCCGGCCTGGGACTGCCAGCCTTATGACCGCGTTTCGCCGCACGCCGGCATCCTGGCGCAGCGTGTCACCACCCTGGCGAAGCTGTCGCGCCTGACCGGCAGCGACAAGCCGCTGATCGTGCTGACGACGGTCAACGCCGCCGTGCAGCGGGTGCCGGTGCGCGAGATTGTCGCCGCGCAGGCGCTGTCGGTGGCCCCCGGTAACGTCGTGCCGATGGATTCGATCGTCGCGTGGCTCGAACACAACGGCTACAGCCGCGCCTCCACGGTGCGCGAAGCCGGCGAATATGCGGTGCGCGGCGGCATCCTCGACCTGTTTCCTGCCGGCCTCGACCAGCCGGTGCGGTTCGACTTCTTCGGCGACCAGCTCGAATCGATCCGCACCTTCGACGCCGAGACCCAGCGCACGCTGCACACCATGCGCGGCCTGGATCTGGTGCCGGTGTCGGAATTCCAGCTCGTCACCGAAACCATCCGCCGGTTCCGGATGGGCTATGTCGCCACCTTCGGCGCGCCGCACCCGGACGATCAGCTCTACGCCGCGGTCAGCGAAGGTCGCCGCCATCCCGGCATGGAGCACTGGCTGCCGCTGTTCCAGGAGCGGATGGACACGCTGTTCGATTACCTGAAGGCAACGCCGGTCGCGATCGAGCCGCAGAGCGAGGATGCCGCGCGCGAGCGCTTCAAGCAGATCGCCGACTATTACGACGCCCGCCGCGAAGCGATGGACCAGCCCGGCTCCGGCGCGATCTACAAGCCGCTGCCGCCGGATCAACTCTATCTCACCGACAGCGAATGGACCGCGCGGCTGGAAGGCGTGCCGCTGGCACGGCTGACGCCGTTCGCGCTGCCGGAAGACACCAGCAACGTCATCGACGCAGGCGCCCGGGCCGGCCGCAACTTTGCGCCGGAGCGCGCGGACGCCAACGTCAACGTGTTCGAGCAGCTTGTGGCGCACGTCTATGCGCTGCAGGCGGTGCGCAAGAAGGTCGTGATCGCACTGTGGAGCGAAGGCTCGCGCGACCGCATGGCGAGCATGCTGAAGGACCACAAGCTAGTCGCGCTTACCAGCGTCAATTCCTGGCGTACCGTGCAGGCGACGCCGCGCAACGAAACCATGCTGGCGGTGGTCGGGCTGGAGTCCGGCTTCGAGACCGACGCCTTTGCAGTGATCACCGAGCAGGACGTGCTCGGCGACCGTTTGGTGCGCCAGCGCAAGGCCAGCAAGAAGCTCGACAACTTCATCTCCGAAGTCACCAGCCTGTCGACCGGCGATATCGTCGTGCATGTCGAGCACGGCATCGGCCGCTTCGTCGGCCTGCAGACGCTCCAGGTCGGCGGCGCGCCGCACGACTGCGTCGAGCTGCACTATGCGAACGAAACCAAGCTGTTTCTGCCGGTCGAGAACATTGAACTGCTGTCGCGCTACGGCTCCGACGGCACCACGGTCGAACTCGACAAGCTCGGCGGTTCGGGCTGGCAGGCGCGCAAGGCCAAGCTGAAGAACCGCATCCGTCAGATCGCCGGCGAACTGATCAAGGTCGCGGCCGAACGGCATTTGCGCGAGGCGCCGAAGCTGCCGATCCAGCCGCAGCTCTACGACGAATTCTGTGCGCGCTTCCCCTACGATGAAACCGAGGATCAGCTCGCCGCCATCAACGCGGCGCTCGGCGATCTGGAGAAGGGCACGCCGATGGACCGCCTGGTCTGCGGCGACGTCGGCTTCGGCAAGACCGAAGTGGCGCTGCGCGCCGCCTTCGCGGTGGCGCTCGACGGCAAGCAGGTGGCGGTCGTGGTCCCGACCACGCTGCTGGCGCGGCAGCACGCCAAGACCTTCACCGAACGCTTCCGCGGGTTCCCGGTCAATGTCGGGCAGGCGTCGCGGCTGGTCAGCGCCAAGGAGCTGACCCAGGTCAAGAAGGGCATCGCCGACGGCACGCTCGACATCGTGGTCGGCACCCACGCGCTGCTCGGCAAGTCGATCAAGTTCAAGGATCTCGGCCTCGTCATCGTCGACGAGGAGCAGCATTTCGGCGTCACCCACAAGGAGAAGCTGAAGCAGCTCCGCGCCGAGGTGCACGTGCTGACGCTGAGCGCGACGCCGATCCCGCGCACGCTGCAGCTCGCCATGACCGGGGTGCGCGATCTGTCGATCATCGCGTCGCCGCCGGTCGACCGGCTCGCGGTGCGTACCTTCGTGGCGCCGCACGATCCCTTGATGATCCGCGAGGCGCTGCTGCGCGAGCGCTATCGCGGCGGCCAGGCGTTCTACGTCGTGCCGCGGATCGACGATCTCGCTGAGGTGAAGGACTTCCTCGACAAGCACGTGCCTGAGATGAAGGTCGCAGTCGCCCACGGCCAGATGCCGCCGGCGGTGATCGAGGACATCATGTCGGCGTTCTACGACGGCAAGTTCGACATCCTCTTGTCGACCACGATTGTCGAATCCGGTCTCGATATTCCGAACGCCAATACGCTGATCGTGCATCGCGCCGACATGTTCGGCCTGGCGCAATTGTATCAGCTCCGCGGCCGCGTCGGCCGGTCGAAGCTGCGCGCCTATGCGCTGTTCACGCTGCCGCAGCACAACATCACCGCGCAGGCGGAGCGCCGGCTCAAAGTGCTGCAATCGCTGGAGACGCTCGGGGCCGGATTCCAGCTAGCATCGCACGACCTCGACATCCGCGGCGCCGGCAATCTGCTCGGCGAAGAACAGTCCGGCCACATCAAGGAAGTCGGCTTCGAGCTGTATCAGCAGATGCTGGAGGAGGCGATCACCAACCTCAAGGCCGGCATCGTCGACGAACCGGTCGCCGATCGCTGGTCGCCGCAGATCACCATCGGCATGCCGGTGCTGATCCCGGAGGACTTCGTTGCCGATCTTGCGGTGAGGCTGTCGCTGTATCGCCGGCTCGCCGATCTCGACACCGACGAGGAGATCGAGAACTTCGCAGCCGAGCTGCGCGACCGTTTCGGTCCGCTGCCGGACGAGGTGCGCTATTTGTTCAAGGTGGCGGCGATCAAGGCGTATTGCCGCCGTGCCAATGTCGAGAAGGTCGACGCCGGTCCGAAGGGCGTCGTCATCAGCTTCCGCGACAACGCCTTCGCGCAGCCGGACAAGCTGGTGTTCTTCATCAAGCGCCACGGCGAAGCCGCCAAGGTGCGGCCCGACATGAAGGTGGTGTTCTTCCAGGTCTGGAAGACGCCGGAAGAGCGGCTGATGGGCACGACCGATATCCTCAAGCAGCTCGCCGACCTCGCCGAGAACCGCAAGGCGGCGTGA
- a CDS encoding GGDEF domain-containing protein — protein sequence MSYHAPILVVTGDDSSLTLAALTDAKLFPVLTASCSDAADAIGRLRPSAVVVDGGAPAGALATLARQVGLLQPYVPLIAIGADGPLPDNAMPFSADPRELIHLAPRLRAALRVRTLHATAMRRLTDPGGLTELSDNDPLQDATVLLIGRGAAYPALSVALGERVGVVGALSIEAAAKHLNARDLDGIVLAEGFSPRVVDAFLTVLSEDTRFRHLPIVVGVAAPQPEVELPYLEFVDGTPAQIVGAALPLVRQHAFEARLTRTLASLDAGGLLDPRTGLLTETAFERDFATAVYQAQTRGEGLSVARFVLHRADRRAVHDAARIVSRLMRKMDFGTLQTDGTLLVVFAATDLRNAQAIARRLSSVIKQTAHSARREARIDPDVSVATLMPDESARAILTRVVQQDRRRAAS from the coding sequence ATGTCGTACCACGCGCCTATCCTCGTCGTGACCGGCGACGACAGTTCGCTGACCCTTGCTGCGCTGACGGACGCCAAACTGTTTCCGGTGCTCACCGCGTCGTGCTCCGATGCGGCTGACGCGATCGGCCGGCTGCGACCGTCGGCCGTGGTCGTCGATGGTGGCGCGCCCGCCGGCGCGCTCGCGACCCTCGCCCGCCAGGTCGGGCTGCTGCAACCCTATGTACCGTTGATCGCGATCGGGGCGGATGGTCCTCTGCCCGACAATGCGATGCCGTTCAGCGCCGATCCGCGCGAATTGATCCATCTTGCGCCGCGGCTGCGCGCGGCACTGCGAGTACGGACGCTGCACGCCACCGCGATGCGGCGCCTGACCGATCCGGGCGGCCTCACCGAGCTGTCCGACAACGACCCGTTGCAGGACGCCACCGTGCTGCTGATCGGTCGCGGCGCGGCCTATCCGGCGCTGTCGGTCGCGCTCGGCGAACGCGTCGGGGTGGTCGGCGCATTGTCGATCGAGGCCGCCGCCAAGCATCTCAACGCCCGCGACCTCGACGGCATTGTGCTGGCCGAAGGTTTCAGCCCGCGCGTGGTCGATGCGTTTCTCACCGTATTGTCGGAGGATACCCGGTTTCGGCACCTGCCGATCGTAGTCGGCGTCGCGGCCCCGCAGCCGGAAGTCGAGCTGCCATACCTTGAATTCGTCGACGGCACCCCGGCGCAGATCGTCGGTGCCGCGCTGCCGCTGGTGCGCCAGCACGCCTTCGAAGCCCGCCTCACCCGCACCCTCGCCTCGCTCGACGCGGGCGGGCTGCTCGATCCCCGCACTGGCTTGCTGACCGAGACTGCATTCGAGCGCGATTTTGCGACCGCCGTGTATCAGGCCCAGACTCGCGGCGAAGGCCTGTCGGTCGCGCGCTTCGTCCTGCACCGCGCCGATCGCCGCGCGGTCCACGACGCCGCCCGGATTGTCAGCCGGCTGATGCGCAAGATGGATTTCGGCACGCTGCAGACCGACGGCACCCTGCTGGTGGTGTTCGCCGCGACCGACCTGCGCAACGCCCAGGCGATCGCACGCCGGCTCAGCAGCGTGATCAAGCAGACCGCGCACAGCGCCCGGCGCGAGGCACGGATCGATCCCGACGTCAGCGTCGCCACCCTGATGCCGGACGAATCCGCCCGCGCCATCCTGACCCGCGTCGTCCAGCAGGACCGCCGCCGCGCGGCGTCGTGA
- a CDS encoding succinate dehydrogenase assembly factor 2, which yields MTGTTRSSGGLDDRRKRLLFRCWHRGTREMDLILGQFADAEIGTLSEAELDELERLIEVNDHDLYAAVAGGDTLPAEFKGGLFERIKTYGHQDGAV from the coding sequence ATGACGGGCACCACACGGTCGAGCGGCGGGCTCGACGACCGCCGCAAGCGGCTGCTGTTCCGCTGCTGGCATCGCGGCACACGCGAGATGGATCTGATTCTCGGCCAGTTCGCCGACGCCGAGATCGGCACGCTGTCGGAGGCGGAGCTCGACGAGCTGGAGCGGCTGATCGAGGTCAACGACCACGATCTCTACGCCGCGGTCGCCGGCGGCGACACGCTGCCGGCCGAGTTCAAGGGCGGTCTGTTCGAACGGATCAAGACCTACGGCCATCAGGACGGCGCCGTATGA
- a CDS encoding DUF502 domain-containing protein, translating into MNDKLSPPPGETPQDPPRGVMARVRNYFLTGLIVAGPVLITFYLTWWFVNWVDGFVRPLIPPDYRPETYLPFALPGSGLVIAFVALTLLGFLTANLIGRTLVDLGERLLGQMPVVRAIYRGLKQVFETLFSGSGNSLRKVGLVEFPSPGMWSIVLISLPPNQEVAGKIPNKDEHISVFLPCAPNPTTGFFFYVPKSKVIPVDMSAEEAATLIMSAGVVQPGSDPQKKIAALAATALAAKKARDPDEPESAFSRRRLKPPEKASDKVD; encoded by the coding sequence ATGAACGACAAGCTGTCGCCCCCGCCCGGTGAGACCCCGCAGGACCCGCCGCGCGGCGTGATGGCCCGGGTCCGGAACTATTTCCTGACCGGCCTGATCGTGGCCGGGCCGGTGCTGATCACCTTCTATCTGACCTGGTGGTTCGTGAACTGGGTCGACGGCTTCGTTCGGCCGCTGATTCCGCCGGACTATCGCCCCGAAACCTATCTGCCGTTTGCGCTGCCCGGATCGGGTCTGGTGATCGCCTTCGTCGCGCTGACGCTGCTCGGCTTCCTGACCGCCAATCTGATCGGCCGCACCTTGGTCGACCTCGGCGAGCGGCTGCTTGGCCAGATGCCGGTAGTGCGCGCGATCTATCGCGGCTTGAAGCAGGTGTTCGAGACGCTGTTCTCCGGCAGCGGCAACAGCCTGCGCAAGGTCGGACTGGTCGAATTCCCGTCGCCCGGGATGTGGTCGATCGTGCTGATCTCGCTGCCGCCCAACCAGGAGGTCGCCGGCAAGATCCCGAACAAGGACGAGCACATTTCGGTGTTCCTGCCGTGCGCGCCGAACCCGACCACCGGCTTCTTCTTCTACGTGCCGAAGAGCAAGGTGATCCCGGTCGACATGAGCGCGGAAGAGGCGGCGACGCTGATCATGTCTGCCGGTGTGGTGCAGCCGGGCTCCGATCCGCAGAAGAAGATCGCGGCGCTGGCCGCGACCGCACTCGCCGCCAAGAAGGCCCGCGATCCGGACGAGCCGGAATCGGCGTTCTCGCGTCGGCGGCTCAAGCCGCCCGAGAAGGCGTCCGACAAGGTCGATTAG
- a CDS encoding class I adenylate-forming enzyme family protein: MSQPNTSPTLDGLFRRTLARQPDAVALIDPPDKQRITGQQPMRLTYAEADRAISALAAHFVTAGLPSNSVIAVQLPNTVEFVLTVLAAHRAGLVVALLPQLWRHADLTAALNRTGARAIVSTRWIDGVSHADLAMNAAAEAFSIRHVCGFGDDLPEGMASLDAAMADDSALPPPPGLQEARRAAVISFDTTSDGVRAIPRSHLHLIAGGLVVFLESAIPQGAVMLSAQTPASFAGLASSMVTWLLSGGTLALHHPFDDAVLERQIVELGCQALVTPAPLALRLGEAGLAAQAPSLRSVVGLWRSPEQVGASPSWIGAPANFTDIYLFGEAGLFGAQRAADGTPAAIMPGPHTAPRGHAGGSTAGEVLITPKGTLGLRGPMVTLAAYAPLPPLNSSIPMAPPPDFVDTGYAARLDRATGAVCITAPPAGVMAVGGYRFLALDLQEWAKRLGQGALLTALPDRLSGYRLAGRAQDNSRAREALSELGLNPLMVEAFRDAPKLDENRASTLTPH; the protein is encoded by the coding sequence GTGAGCCAGCCCAACACCTCGCCGACGCTCGACGGACTGTTTCGCCGCACCCTGGCACGGCAGCCGGATGCGGTCGCGCTGATCGATCCGCCCGACAAACAGCGTATCACCGGGCAGCAGCCGATGCGCCTGACCTACGCCGAGGCCGACCGCGCGATCTCCGCGCTGGCGGCGCATTTCGTCACCGCCGGGCTGCCGAGCAATTCGGTGATCGCGGTGCAGTTGCCGAACACCGTCGAATTCGTGCTGACAGTGCTGGCGGCGCATCGCGCCGGTCTCGTCGTCGCACTGCTGCCGCAGCTCTGGCGCCATGCCGATCTCACCGCCGCGCTGAACCGTACCGGCGCGCGGGCGATCGTCTCGACGCGCTGGATCGACGGCGTCAGCCACGCCGATCTCGCCATGAACGCCGCTGCCGAGGCGTTCTCGATCCGCCACGTCTGCGGCTTCGGCGACGACCTGCCCGAAGGCATGGCGTCGCTCGACGCCGCGATGGCCGACGACAGCGCGCTGCCGCCGCCGCCCGGGCTGCAGGAGGCCCGCCGCGCCGCGGTGATCTCGTTCGACACAACCAGCGACGGCGTCCGCGCCATCCCGCGCAGCCATCTGCACCTGATCGCCGGCGGACTCGTGGTGTTCCTCGAAAGCGCGATCCCGCAAGGCGCGGTGATGCTGTCGGCGCAGACGCCCGCATCGTTCGCCGGCCTCGCCTCGTCGATGGTGACCTGGCTGCTCAGCGGCGGCACGCTGGCGCTGCACCATCCATTCGACGACGCGGTGCTGGAGCGGCAGATCGTCGAACTGGGGTGTCAGGCGCTGGTGACGCCGGCGCCCCTGGCGCTCCGGCTCGGCGAGGCCGGCCTTGCGGCGCAGGCGCCGTCGCTGCGCAGCGTGGTCGGGCTGTGGCGGTCGCCCGAACAGGTCGGCGCCAGCCCGTCCTGGATCGGCGCGCCGGCGAACTTCACCGACATCTATCTGTTCGGCGAAGCCGGCCTGTTCGGCGCCCAGCGTGCCGCGGACGGCACACCGGCGGCGATCATGCCGGGACCGCACACCGCGCCGCGCGGTCATGCCGGCGGCTCGACCGCGGGCGAGGTCTTGATCACGCCGAAGGGCACGCTCGGGCTGCGCGGCCCGATGGTGACGCTCGCGGCCTATGCGCCGCTGCCGCCGCTCAACAGTTCGATCCCGATGGCGCCGCCGCCGGACTTTGTCGATACCGGCTACGCGGCGCGGCTCGACCGCGCCACCGGGGCGGTGTGCATCACCGCACCGCCCGCCGGGGTGATGGCGGTCGGCGGCTATCGCTTCCTGGCGCTCGACCTGCAGGAATGGGCGAAGCGGCTCGGCCAGGGCGCGCTGCTGACGGCGCTGCCGGACCGGCTCAGCGGCTACCGGCTCGCGGGCCGCGCGCAGGACAATTCCAGAGCTCGCGAAGCACTTTCAGAACTCGGCCTAAACCCTTTGATGGTCGAAGCCTTCCGCGACGCACCGAAGCTCGATGAAAACCGCGCATCGACGTTGACGCCGCATTAA